The Thermoproteales archaeon genomic interval AATATTCCGTAAAGTAATGCCAGAACTTTATTGGTGCCCCCGCTGTAATGTCCCAGTGTTTGATGAAAACTGCGGTAAATGCAATGGATTTACTATTAAGGTTAGAGTTACTCCCCCTGGCGATGTAAGGCCAGCTTTCAAAAAAGATATTGAAGATCTAAGGAAAACGCTTTACGATTATTTTACAGATTGGAACATAGTTGATTTCATGCTTCCCAGAAACAAGTTTGTTTTATTGAATAAGATAGAATATCCAGACGCGGCAGATGAGATTATTGTAGACGGACAAATTTTAGGACATAGGTTTTACGATGTTGAGAAAAGATTGTGGAGGTTCAAACCATTATATAATGGAGTGGCAGGAATTTTAAAATTGAAAACGAATTATTATGCTATAGTTGCTTTACCTAGGATAAGAAGACGCTTTGTTGTTCATAAAAAGCATATCGTAGAGGCTAAGCTTCCAAGTAGAAAAGGCGAATACGTCGCAATTTCGACAGAGAAAGGTAATTTGCACGGCATTGCTGAGTATGTGGGTGCTTCTCGCTTAAGGGTTTTAAAAGCTTGGAGAGGAAGGAAGTTCCTAAAAATAGATGCTGAAGGCGATTTTAAAGTTGCTATTGAAGCAAACAAGCACAGGCTAGAAAACCTGGAAAATGAGGCTATAGATTTTATAAAGAAAGTCGTAGATCGATATAACCTACCCGTTATCGTATCATTTAGCGGTGGCAAGGATAGCTTAGCTACTTTTTTGCTCGTTGAAAAAGCTCTCGGTAAGGTTCCTATATTGTTTAACGATACTGGTTTAGAACTTCCCGAAACTGTTGAGTTCGTTAAAGAATTCGCGGAAAAAAATGAAGTAGAGCTTTTGGTAGCCGACGCTGGCAAAAAGTTTTATGAAGCTCTTGAAATTATGGGACCGCC includes:
- a CDS encoding phosphoadenosine phosphosulfate reductase family protein, which encodes MSEIEIFRKVMPELYWCPRCNVPVFDENCGKCNGFTIKVRVTPPGDVRPAFKKDIEDLRKTLYDYFTDWNIVDFMLPRNKFVLLNKIEYPDAADEIIVDGQILGHRFYDVEKRLWRFKPLYNGVAGILKLKTNYYAIVALPRIRRRFVVHKKHIVEAKLPSRKGEYVAISTEKGNLHGIAEYVGASRLRVLKAWRGRKFLKIDAEGDFKVAIEANKHRLENLENEAIDFIKKVVDRYNLPVIVSFSGGKDSLATFLLVEKALGKVPILFNDTGLELPETVEFVKEFAEKNEVELLVADAGKKFYEALEIMGPPARDYRWCCKVAKLSPIANLVNTKFPEGVLSFVGQRALESTRRALSPRVWRNRWLIKIVAASPIQYWTALDIWLYLFKEKIEANPLYFEGFDRLGCWLCPAVELGELEAVAEKHPELVKWWTDHLR